In Phormidium yuhuli AB48, one genomic interval encodes:
- a CDS encoding 6-pyruvoyl trahydropterin synthase family protein — MQARLTVNTYFSAAHRLARPDLDYTTNCGVYGKCARPHGHGHNYHLDVTVRGEVNPRTGMVVELGALRHLIQEVVIEPLDHRFLNKDIPYFETRVPTAENIAIYIRDLLLGPLEELGLSLEKLRLYESPNNSCELYGTMGGDRQASTTQEKTKLLLV; from the coding sequence ATGCAAGCCCGTCTGACCGTCAACACCTATTTCAGTGCGGCCCATCGCCTGGCTCGCCCAGACCTCGACTATACAACCAATTGTGGGGTCTATGGTAAATGCGCCCGTCCTCATGGTCATGGTCATAACTACCATCTGGATGTGACGGTTCGGGGAGAGGTCAATCCTCGCACGGGGATGGTGGTGGAGTTGGGGGCGTTACGTCATCTGATTCAGGAGGTGGTGATTGAACCTCTGGATCACCGTTTCCTCAATAAAGATATTCCCTACTTTGAAACTCGGGTTCCCACGGCTGAAAATATCGCCATTTATATCCGGGATTTGCTCCTCGGGCCCTTAGAAGAGCTGGGGTTGAGCTTGGAGAAGTTACGGCTATATGAGAGTCCCAACAACTCCTGTGAACTCTATGGGACCATGGGGGGCGATCG